From one Alicyclobacillus acidocaldarius subsp. acidocaldarius Tc-4-1 genomic stretch:
- the menC gene encoding o-succinylbenzoate synthase has protein sequence MIQTCTLYRLSLPLKFPMQTAHGHVREKQAILVQLKDADGIEGWAECVALAEPTYTEECTDTAWVILIHHLVPRFARWLRGTAQDVNPRTVYTAFQDVYGNRMSVAALEMAVWDWYASRTGQPLASLLGGGRDRVEVGATFGLSESLDALIQSVDSAVEQGFRRVKLKIAPGRDRAPIEAVRLRYPDLAIAADANGSYQPGDVPMLQRLDSYHLQFLEEPLSEDDWFDLADLQASLRTPICLDESVRSARELELASRLGAARVLNVKPGRLGGFGATLQALDVAGDAGMSAWVGGMYETGVGRLHGLITASLPLMRYATDLGPSDRYFERDVLKEPIAFVEPGVIQVPQCAGVADWVDRDAVRRFSTAIWTVDLRTL, from the coding sequence ATGATTCAGACTTGCACGCTATACCGCCTCTCTCTGCCGTTGAAGTTTCCAATGCAGACGGCTCACGGCCATGTTCGCGAGAAGCAGGCTATCCTTGTGCAGCTAAAGGATGCCGACGGGATTGAGGGTTGGGCTGAATGTGTGGCGCTCGCGGAGCCGACCTACACGGAGGAGTGCACGGACACCGCTTGGGTTATCCTGATCCATCACCTCGTGCCCAGATTCGCGAGATGGCTTCGCGGCACTGCTCAGGACGTTAATCCCAGAACCGTTTACACGGCTTTTCAAGATGTGTATGGCAATCGAATGAGTGTGGCTGCACTGGAGATGGCGGTTTGGGATTGGTACGCGTCGAGGACCGGACAACCTCTGGCCAGCCTGCTCGGAGGTGGCCGAGATCGCGTGGAAGTCGGCGCGACGTTCGGGCTGTCGGAATCGCTGGATGCGCTTATCCAGTCCGTCGACAGCGCGGTAGAACAGGGATTCCGCAGAGTGAAGCTTAAGATTGCGCCAGGGCGGGATCGCGCCCCCATCGAAGCGGTCCGCCTGCGTTATCCGGACCTGGCCATTGCAGCCGACGCAAATGGGAGTTATCAACCAGGCGATGTTCCCATGCTTCAGCGGCTGGACTCATATCATCTTCAATTCCTAGAAGAGCCCCTGTCAGAAGACGACTGGTTCGACCTGGCCGACCTCCAGGCCTCGTTGCGGACCCCGATTTGCCTCGATGAAAGTGTCCGTTCCGCTCGAGAGTTGGAGCTCGCGTCACGGCTCGGTGCGGCTCGTGTGTTGAACGTCAAGCCTGGGCGGTTGGGTGGCTTTGGAGCGACGTTGCAGGCCCTTGACGTGGCGGGTGACGCAGGCATGTCCGCCTGGGTTGGAGGGATGTATGAAACCGGCGTGGGGCGCCTGCACGGGCTCATCACCGCTTCGCTACCTCTGATGCGCTATGCGACCGATCTCGGCCCGAGTGACCGATATTTCGAGCGGGACGTCCTGAAGGAGCCCATTGCGTTCGTCGAACCTGGGGTGATCCAGGTCCCGCAATGCGCCGGCGTGGCGGATTGGGTCGACCGCGATGCCGTGCGCCGGTTTTCGACAGCGATCTGGACGGTTGACCTGAGAACGCTCTGA
- a CDS encoding PDZ domain-containing protein, whose translation MHVTANGWWALVGLLLLSFVLNPYHYVATSFVIWDLVRNVRRERAWFGVRVTRIGKTLLLRYGRAVVVGLVASCALLAAGAQVTISSALYVFVVSIVLGVIRSRLAAAPIAISVSVLLSWLARAYHGAVPAGLLPVWRAIVDMPQGDWLAIAAIAALSEAVLGLWGTRDAILPALVTSRRGRRMGAMKLQFGYVVPVAVWVTPFAHSELAFISGWHPWHVVLGQPLAWFAVPLALGWHALLTSLRVERALHYLRWFDVIRGLVLAAGFAGVYIWGQQAAVYAAGATIVLTELFRIAVRRMDRALEPHFAPDSEGLRVLYVIRGSLAERLGIRPGELITHVNQAPVHTEYDFHFALEQNPAYARFQITDRRGEPRLVSSPVFEGERHNLGLIFVLPGEEPALRLKRPFGFLETLYLRIPGGARRDETSRS comes from the coding sequence ATGCATGTGACGGCGAATGGCTGGTGGGCGCTCGTTGGCCTGTTGCTGCTGAGCTTTGTGCTGAACCCTTATCACTACGTGGCGACAAGCTTCGTGATTTGGGATCTGGTGAGAAACGTGCGCCGAGAGCGGGCTTGGTTTGGCGTGCGCGTCACGCGAATCGGCAAGACGCTTCTCCTGCGCTACGGCAGGGCGGTCGTCGTGGGACTCGTGGCGAGCTGCGCATTGCTTGCGGCTGGGGCTCAGGTGACGATCTCGTCCGCGCTGTACGTGTTCGTCGTGTCGATTGTGCTCGGCGTGATCCGATCACGGCTGGCCGCGGCGCCCATCGCCATCTCCGTGTCCGTTCTGCTTTCTTGGCTTGCGCGCGCCTATCACGGCGCTGTGCCAGCGGGACTTTTGCCTGTTTGGCGGGCCATCGTGGACATGCCGCAGGGGGATTGGCTCGCCATCGCTGCCATTGCCGCGCTGTCCGAGGCCGTACTCGGCCTGTGGGGGACGCGCGATGCCATCCTGCCGGCGCTCGTCACCTCCCGGCGAGGCCGGCGGATGGGGGCGATGAAACTCCAGTTCGGCTATGTGGTGCCTGTGGCGGTGTGGGTGACACCGTTCGCGCATTCAGAGTTGGCGTTCATCTCGGGCTGGCACCCGTGGCACGTGGTTTTGGGGCAGCCGCTTGCATGGTTTGCCGTGCCGCTCGCGCTTGGCTGGCACGCACTGCTCACCTCGCTGCGCGTGGAGCGGGCGCTCCACTACCTGCGCTGGTTCGACGTCATTCGCGGGCTCGTCTTAGCTGCGGGCTTCGCGGGTGTTTACATTTGGGGCCAACAGGCCGCAGTTTATGCGGCGGGTGCAACAATCGTTCTGACGGAGCTGTTCCGGATTGCGGTAAGGCGAATGGATCGAGCCCTGGAACCTCACTTTGCTCCGGACAGCGAGGGACTACGCGTGTTGTACGTGATCCGCGGTTCGCTTGCAGAGCGGCTCGGCATTCGTCCCGGGGAACTCATCACGCACGTCAATCAAGCGCCTGTTCACACGGAGTACGATTTCCACTTCGCGCTGGAACAAAATCCGGCGTATGCGCGCTTTCAAATCACGGACCGACGCGGCGAACCCCGCTTGGTATCGAGTCCTGTGTTCGAGGGAGAGCGCCACAACCTCGGCCTCATTTTTGTCCTGCCCGGAGAAGAGCCGGCACTTCGACTGAAGCGGCCGTTTGGCTTTCTCGAGACACTGTATCTGCGCATACCTGGCGGCGCGAGGCGTGATGAGACATCTCGCTCATAG
- the ftsE gene encoding cell division ATP-binding protein FtsE — MIEMQDVWKEYPNGTQALNGISVRIQKGEFVYIVGPSGAGKSTFIKLMYREERPTRGHIFINGFNIEKLKDRKIPLLRRTIGVVFQDFKLLPKLTAAENVAFALEVIGAPPKYIRKRVREVLEQVGLEDKMNMYPHQLSGGEQQRVAVARSLANNPAVLIADEPTGNLDPETSWDVMRLFQRINDLGTTIVMATHNREIVNTMRKRVIAIENGVIVRDEEKGYYGYDD, encoded by the coding sequence GTGATTGAAATGCAGGACGTCTGGAAGGAGTATCCCAACGGGACCCAGGCCCTGAATGGCATTTCGGTTCGAATTCAGAAAGGCGAGTTTGTGTACATCGTCGGCCCGAGTGGAGCCGGAAAATCGACCTTCATCAAGTTGATGTACCGCGAGGAGCGACCAACGCGCGGGCACATCTTCATCAATGGATTCAACATTGAGAAGTTGAAAGATCGCAAAATTCCCTTGTTGCGCCGGACTATCGGCGTGGTGTTTCAGGACTTCAAGCTGCTTCCCAAGCTGACGGCGGCGGAGAACGTCGCATTTGCGCTCGAGGTCATCGGCGCGCCGCCCAAGTACATTCGCAAACGAGTTCGGGAAGTTCTCGAACAAGTGGGCTTGGAAGACAAGATGAACATGTATCCGCATCAGCTGTCGGGCGGCGAGCAGCAGCGAGTGGCCGTCGCGAGGTCGCTTGCCAACAATCCAGCTGTGCTCATCGCGGACGAGCCCACAGGCAATCTGGATCCGGAGACATCGTGGGACGTGATGCGCCTTTTTCAGCGGATCAACGATCTCGGCACGACCATCGTGATGGCGACACACAACCGGGAGATTGTCAACACGATGCGTAAGCGTGTCATCGCGATTGAGAACGGCGTGATCGTGCGAGACGAGGAGAAAGGGTATTACGGCTATGATGACTAG
- a CDS encoding EamA family transporter, whose translation MYAIMMLCAAAMYGIVSPVLRIAYAAGLDPATATDAQYAIAAVCLWLVAIFRHRGKRINRRQWMLIVLIGLMNALFCYTYYRALAVLPASLAIVFMFQFVWMATLIDAVWHRRWPGPAKWLGLLLILGGTVLAVGATGASWKNVPVGAALLGLGAALAYAINLTVSAQNDPAVSPELRSALVVTVAGIAVLSVFPPGAFVRHLAASPSTTLFWGFWIALLSQVLPTLFALIAIPHIGGRMAAVLGTLELPVAVVGAWLMNGDHVSPLRWLGVLLILAGMVISEAMSREKGPTAEAASAQQLGMRWRRSRAVKWREAPKR comes from the coding sequence TTGTACGCCATCATGATGCTCTGTGCGGCCGCGATGTACGGCATCGTCTCGCCCGTGTTGCGCATCGCGTACGCGGCTGGGCTCGATCCGGCCACGGCGACCGACGCTCAGTACGCCATCGCTGCGGTGTGTCTTTGGCTCGTCGCGATCTTCCGGCATCGCGGTAAGCGGATCAACCGCCGCCAGTGGATGCTCATCGTGCTCATCGGCCTCATGAATGCGCTGTTTTGCTACACCTATTACCGTGCGCTCGCCGTGCTTCCCGCTTCCCTCGCCATCGTGTTCATGTTCCAGTTCGTGTGGATGGCGACGCTCATCGACGCGGTCTGGCACCGCCGCTGGCCTGGTCCTGCGAAGTGGCTCGGACTTCTCCTCATCCTCGGCGGCACCGTCCTCGCGGTGGGCGCAACCGGCGCATCATGGAAGAACGTGCCCGTGGGCGCCGCCCTGCTCGGCCTCGGCGCCGCGCTCGCCTATGCCATCAATCTGACTGTCTCCGCGCAGAACGATCCCGCCGTCTCTCCCGAGCTCCGCTCCGCACTGGTCGTCACAGTCGCCGGCATCGCGGTGCTCTCGGTGTTTCCTCCCGGTGCGTTTGTGCGTCATCTCGCTGCTAGTCCATCGACCACCCTGTTCTGGGGCTTTTGGATCGCGCTCCTGAGCCAGGTGCTGCCTACGCTCTTTGCCCTCATCGCCATCCCGCACATCGGCGGGCGCATGGCGGCCGTGCTCGGCACGCTGGAGTTGCCCGTGGCCGTCGTCGGCGCGTGGCTCATGAATGGCGATCACGTCTCGCCCCTTCGCTGGCTCGGCGTGCTCCTCATCCTCGCCGGCATGGTGATAAGCGAGGCGATGAGTAGGGAAAAAGGGCCGACGGCCGAAGCGGCAAGTGCGCAACAACTCGGTATGCGTTGGCGCCGCAGCCGGGCGGTGAAGTGGCGAGAGGCGCCAAAGCGCTGA
- the ftsX gene encoding permease-like cell division protein FtsX, translating to MMTRWLRHVREGCKNVIRNGWMSFAALSAVIVTLAVLGFSLILTFNVEQMSNSVTGQLEFSAFLNVNASEKQGEQVAQEIRALPGVASVQVISKNEGLQQMKQELGQELSDVLNAFKQNPLPIQIVVKPQDPHQIDRLAKEVSEIPGVAAVRDPHKLAAAIFRTLAVVRDIGIVFVVGLVITSMFLISNTIRMTIFHRRREIEIMKLVGATNWFIRWPFIIEGMIIGLVGSVIPVALLVYGYRSLYAKAKGVFSGLAFPLVQASQIEVKLAVILIAMGLLIGMWGGVITVRRFLRV from the coding sequence ATGATGACTAGATGGCTGCGGCACGTGCGCGAGGGGTGCAAGAATGTCATCCGCAACGGTTGGATGTCGTTTGCGGCGCTGAGCGCCGTGATTGTGACGTTGGCGGTGCTCGGTTTTTCTCTGATTCTCACTTTCAATGTTGAACAGATGTCAAACAGCGTGACGGGGCAGCTCGAGTTCAGCGCGTTCTTGAACGTGAACGCTTCTGAGAAGCAGGGTGAGCAGGTGGCGCAGGAGATTCGCGCCCTGCCGGGCGTGGCGTCCGTGCAGGTGATTTCCAAGAATGAAGGGCTTCAGCAAATGAAACAAGAGCTGGGGCAGGAATTGAGCGACGTCCTGAACGCCTTCAAGCAAAACCCGCTCCCGATTCAGATTGTCGTGAAGCCGCAAGATCCGCATCAGATTGATCGACTAGCTAAAGAGGTGAGCGAGATTCCGGGTGTCGCGGCCGTGCGGGATCCGCACAAGCTCGCGGCTGCCATCTTCCGTACCTTGGCGGTTGTGAGGGATATTGGCATCGTGTTCGTGGTGGGGCTCGTCATCACTTCCATGTTCCTCATCTCGAACACCATCCGCATGACCATCTTTCACCGCCGCAGAGAGATCGAGATCATGAAGCTGGTCGGCGCGACCAATTGGTTCATTCGCTGGCCGTTTATCATCGAGGGCATGATCATCGGGCTCGTCGGCAGCGTGATCCCGGTTGCGCTTCTCGTGTATGGCTACCGTTCGCTCTATGCGAAGGCAAAGGGTGTGTTCAGCGGGTTGGCATTTCCGCTTGTCCAGGCGAGTCAGATCGAGGTCAAGCTTGCGGTGATTCTGATCGCCATGGGACTTTTGATCGGCATGTGGGGAGGCGTCATCACCGTCCGGCGCTTTCTCCGCGTGTAG